GAAGCCGACCACGGTCGAGAAGCCGAAGTGCTGGGACCAGACCGTGCGGCAGCGGTTGGCTTGCGCCACGGCGTCCAGGAGGACCGCCTTGGGCGTCTCGTAGGGGCGGTCGATACCGATCCGAATGCTCTGCGGCCCGGCGCGGTTGGCCTGGGCCGCGTCCAGCATGGCAGCGTCGATGCTGTGGCGGGCCATGAGCGCCTGCGCACCAGCGGTAAACGTCTCGGCCTCGGCTTCGTACGGCGTGGACTCGGCCTTGGCCAGCAGCGCCCGGACTCGGCTCAGGATCCGCTCGTCCAGGGCCGCCGCGCGCGTCGCGGTCTCTCGGGTGGCGGCGGTGGCTTCCCCGGGGCGCGGCCCGATGACCTGCAAGGGTGGCAGCCACACGATCAGGTCGAGCGCCGCCATCGCGCCTCCGCACACCTCTGCCCAACCTCCTGACGCCGAGCCGGCTCGCGCGCTGAGGTAGTCGGTGTCGGACGGCCACCACCGCTCCGCCTCAAGCTCGGCCAGCTGCGCCCACCACCGCGCGTCGACGGCGTCCGGTGCGTAGCCACCGAGCTCGTCGGCGACGGCGTCGAGGAGGACGGCGCGCTGGTGGGCCGGCGCTGCCGGGGAGCCGGCGAGGCCCCGGGCGGCCACACGATGGAGGTCGACCGGCTGCCAGCCCTCCTGCCATGCCACCGCCAGGTGCTCGCGCAGCATCGCGGTGAGCAGGCGGCATACGGCCAGGCGACCGGGCACCCCTCCGGACGCCAGCTCGGCCAACCGGCTCACCGCGGCGTCGGCAGTCAGCCGGTCGTGCCTCCATGTCCGCAGCGCCAGGTGCACCAGGTCGCGCACCTGCTCGGCGACGTGCCCGTTCCCCTGCGCCGAGGCCGCCGTCCGCCGGCCGTCGCTCTGCGCCGTGGTTCGGAAGGCGGCACCGGAGGTGCGCGCCGTTCGTGCCTTCGCCTTCGCCCGGCGGCGTTGCTGGTTGTTGCGTCCCATGTCCTGTCCTCCCGTCGACGGGCGACACGATGACACGGGGCTCGGACACCCCGGCGGATTCGGTCGTGGCGGCTGGGCCTCGCGCCTCCACCACAGATCGCGCCTCCACCACAGAACGCTGGGCTCAGCACAGCTTCACCGGCGTGTCGCGCCACCAACCCAGCACTCTGCGAGCCGGCCGGTGGCCAGTTGGTGGCGGGATTGCATGATCACGGTGAGGGTGTTCCCGATGGATCACGGGGGCGTGCAGGGTGGCGGGATTGCATGATCACCGAGGAGTGGGGTGGTACGTGGTCGGGGTGACAGGATTTGAACCTGCGGCCTCTTCGTCCCGAACGAAGCGCGCTACCAAGCTGCGCCACACCCCGGTGCGGCCCGCCTACCTTACCCCAGCGCCGACGGTGTCAGCGTCAGCAGGGTGGCCTCCGGAGGGCACGCGAAGCGCACCGGCGTGAACGGCGAGGTGCCGACGCCGGCGCTCACGTGCAGCCAGGAGCGTCGCCGCCGGTAGGTCCACTGGTGCAGGCCGCTGGCGTACCGCGCGGGCAGGTCGCAGTTCGTCACCAGCGCGCCGTGACCGGGGACGGCGAGCTGACCGCCGTGGGTGTGACCGGCCAGTACGAGGTCGACCCCGTCGGCGGTCATCGCGTCGAGGACCCGGCGGTAGGGCGCGTGAGCGACCCCGATCGTCACCGTGGCGGCCGCGTCGGCCGGGGCGCCCACGTCGAGGTAGCGGTCGCGGCCCAGGTGCGGGTCGTCGACCCCGACGACGTCGATCCGGTGCCCGCGCGCCGTCAGCGACGTCCGGGCGTTGTCGACGTCGACCCAGCCGTGCCGGGTCAGTCCGGCGACGAGCTCCTCGGTCGGCAGCCGGCGCCGCGGACCGACGACGGCCGACGGACCGGCCAGGTAGGCGGCAGGGTTCCGCAGCCGGGGGGCGAAGTAGTCGTTCGAGCCGAGGACGAGCACCCCTGGCCGGCGCAGCAGCGGGTCGAGGGCCTCCAGCAGCGGGCCGATCGCGTCCGCCGCGGAGATGTTGTCCCCGGTGTCCACGACAAGGTCCGGCTCCAGCGCCGCCAACGAGCGCAGCCATTGGCGCCGCCGCCGGTGACGGGGCAGCAGGTGGACGTCGGACAGGTGCAGCACCCGCAGCGGCTCGGCGCCGGGTGGCAGCACCGGGACGTCGACCCGGCGCAGCCGGTAGGACTCCGCCTCCCACCGTGCGTAGGCGAGGCCCGCGGCGCCGGCGAGCGCGGCGAGCCGGAGCGCGACTCCAGCGGCAGGACGGGGCACGCGGTCATCCTCCCGTGCTGGGAGACTGCTCGTCATGTCGACCCCCGTGCTGAAGAACCGGTTGCAGTCCGACCTCACCGACGCGATCCGCGCCCGGGACCAGGTGCGGTCGGCCACCCTGCGGCTGGCGCTGACCGCGGTGAAGTCCCAGGAGGTCGCGGGCTCCTCGGCCCGTGAGCTGTCAGACGACGAGGTCCTCGCCGTCCTGCGCACCGAGGTGAAGAAGCGGCGCGAGGCCGCCGAGGCGTTCGCGGCCGCCGGCCGCCCCGACCGGGCCGAGCGCGAGCGCGCTGAGCAGGAGGTGCTGGAGAGCTACCTGCCGGCCCAGCTGACCGACGACGAGCTCGCCGGTCTCGTCGCCGAGGCGGTGGCAGAGGCGGCGGCGTCCGGGCAGACCGGGACCGCGGCCATGGGCCGGGTGATGGGGCTCGTCCGGGCACGCACCGGGCAGCGTGCCGAGGGTGGTCGGGTGGCAGCCGAGGTCCGTCGCCAGCTCCAGGGCTGAACCTCCTCAGGCTCCACGGTCCGCCCCCGCGGCTCAGCCGTTCGACTCGTCCTCACCCGGCGGGTCGAGTCCCGGCGGGCCGTCCCCACCCTGCCCAGGCGGCACGGGCGGGTCCGGCTCCGGTGCAGGTTCCGGTTGTGGTTCCGGTTGTGGTTCCGGTTCTGGTTCCGGCTCGGGCTCCGGAGCCGGCTGCGGAGCGGGGGCCGGAGCCGGGGCCGGCTGTGGCTCGGGCTCCGGCTGGAGGGACGGCGGTGGAGCGGGCTGACGGACCAGCCGGCTCGGCGGCCGTGGGAAGTCCTCCTCGGGGAGGCCCTCCATCGCCTGGGACATGTACTCCTGCCAGATCGGCGCGGCGATCGTCCCGCCGTAGACCCGGCTGTAGGTCTGCCCGCCGATGGTGAGCCCGTTGAGGCTGTCGGGCGTGACGTCGGGCGTCCCGACCCAGACCGCGGTGGCCAGCTGGCGGGTGAAGCCGACGAACCAGGTCTCCCAGCTGTTGTTCGTCGTCCCGGTCTTCCCGGCGGCGGGCCAGTCGATGTCGTTGCCTCGCGCGGTCCCACGCTCGAGGGTGTTGGTCAGGGTGTGGGCGACCGTGTTCGCGATTCCCGGGTCGATCGCCTGGCGGCACTCCGGCTCCTGCCCGCCGATGACCTCGCCCGTCGAGTTGGTCACCTCGGTGATGGCGACGGGCTTGCACCACGTGCCGCTGTTGGCGAAGGCGGCGTAGGCGCTCGCCATGGTCAGCGGGGCGATCTCGAAGGCGCCGAGGACGGACGACGGGTCCGAGCCGACGTCCCCGCCGTCGGTCCGGTGGACGTCGAGGGCCTGCGCCGTGGCCTGGATGTCGCACAGGTCCAGCTGGAGCGCCATCTCGGTGTAGGCCGTGTTGACCGAGCGGTAGGTGGCCTCCTCCACCGACATCTCGAAGCCACCCTGGCCCTCGCTGTTGCGGGGCTGCCACTCCTCGGAGACGACCCGGTCCACGCAGGTCCGGGTGAAGTCCTGGACGTCGTAGGTGGGGCGAGCGGGGGCGTAGACCCGGTCGTAGACGCTTCTGCCGTCCTTGAGCCAGGTGGCGAGGGTGAACGGCTTGTACGTGGAGCCGACCTGGAAGCCGTTCGGGGGTCCGCCCATCGCGGAGTCGACGGCGTAGTTGTACGCCGTTCCCTCTGGTCCGGCCTCCTCGCGGGGGTCGAAGACCCGGTTCTGCGCCATCGCCACGATGTAGCCGGTGCCCGGCTGGACCGTCACGAGCGCGGCACCTGCCTCGTCGTCGGGCGCCACGTGGTTCTTCACTGCAGCGTCGGCGAGCGTCTGCTTGGTCTTGTCCAGCGTCGTCCGGATCGTCAGCCCGCCCCGGTAGAGCAGCTCTTGGCGGTCCTCGGCTGTCTCACCGAACGCCGGGTCCTGGAGCACGGTGTGGATGACGTACTCGCAGAAGAACGCGGCACTTCCGGCACCGGCGCACCCGTTGCGGGTCTCCTGGACGTTGAGGTAGGCGTCCAGGGGAGTGGCCACGGCCTCGTCGTAGGCGGCTCGGTCGATGAGGTCCTCCTCGAGCATCCGCAGCAGCACGACGTCGCGCCGCGCCTGGGCGCGCTCAGGGTGGCGGATCGGGTCGTAGAACGTCGGGCGCTGGATCATCCCGGCGAGCGTCGCTGCCTCGACCAGCGTGAGGTCCGCGGGGCTCTTGCCGAAGAAGTGCTGCGCCGCCGTGGCCACGCCGTACTGGCCGTCACCGAACAGTGCGATGTTGAGGTAGTTCTCGAGGATCTGGTCCTTGGTCAACCGCTGCTCCGCCGAGATCGCCAGCTTGATCTCACGGATCTTGCGGCCGTAGTCGTCGCCCACCACCGCGGCGTACGCCTCCCGGCCGCCCTCGCGCAGGGCAGCATCGGCGAGGACGTTCTTGATCCACTGCTGGGTCAGCGTCGACGCACCCTGGGTGTCGCCCCCGGTGACGTTGTTGACGCCGGCGCGGGCGATGCCCCGCAGGTCGACGCCGTTGTGGTCGTAGAACCGGGCGTCCTCGATGGCGATGACCGCCTGGCGCATGACCGGCGCGACCGACGACAGCGGGACGACGATCCGGTTCTGGTCGTAGAACGTGGCCATCTGGCTGCCGTCGGCCCACAGGATGCGGGACTGCTGCGACAGCGGCTGCGGCTCGAGCTCCTCGGGCAGCGAGTCGAAGAAGTCCACCGAGTTGCGGGCCACGGTCCCGGTGGCGCCCACCGCCGGCATGAACAGTCCGGCGACGAGGACACCACCCACAACGCTGGCGGTGACGAACGCGGTGAGCAGCGCGACCAGCTTGCCCGCCGGGCCGACGGGGGATCCACCCATGCGGACCAGCGTACGTGCTGGTCCAGCCGTCAGCCCGTGGCGCCGCGGCCCTGCTGGCGCCCGCGCCAGGCCACCGTCGTGCCGCGCTGTGCCGGTGCGGTACCCCAGGGCGGTAGTGCAGATGGGTCAGGCCAGGGTGGTCCCATCGGGTGGTTACGCACTGTCGCGGTCGCGGCCTAGCGTCGGTCCCGCAGTAGACCGTCAGTGATGATGCGCCGGCGGCGACGCTGCCACTCAGGGGGTGGGCTAGCACATGAGGACTGACCAGGAACCAGAACCGGGCGACGTGAGGGCCGGTGACACCGAGCCCTGTGACGTCGAGCCCGGTGACACCGAGCCCGGTGACACCGAGCCCGGTGACGTCGAGCCCGGTGACTCCGAGGCCGGTGACGTCGTCGGCCGCAGCGTCGGCCAGTGGGCCCTGCTGGGCTCATGCCGGAGCAGCGACCCGGATGCGCTGTTCGTGCAGGGCGCCGCGCAGAACCGGGCCAAGGCCGTGTGCCTCGGCTGCCCGGTGCGCACGGAGTGCCTCGCCGACGCGCTTGACCACCGGATCGAGTTCGGGGTGTGGGGCGGGATGACCGAACGTGAGCGGCGGGCGCTGCTCAAGCGGCGACCCAACGTGCGGTCCTGGCGACGGCTGCTCGAAGCAGCCCGCGAGGAGCACGTGCGGCTGGGGACCAGCGTCTCTGCGTGAGATCAGCCGGAGCCGAGGTCGGCGCCGACCGACCGTAGGCCGTCGAGGTCGTGCACGTCCTGCGCGCGCACCGGCACCTCGACCACCGGCAGGTCCGGGTGAGCGCCGTACATCCTCGCCGCGAGCTGCTGCTCGCCGTCGCGTCGTCGCATCCGGTCGGCGTGCAGGCGCAGGAGCCCAGCGGTCAGCGGGTGGACGCCGTCCTCCTCGAGCTGCTCGGCCGCGGCCAGGCTGCGTTCGCTCGTCAGGTCGTCGATGACCGAGGTGTGCACCCGGTTGAGCACGAGCCCGGCTAGCGGCATGCCCTCCTGCTCCAGGCGCTCGACGAAGTACGACGCCTCCCGTAGGGCGTCGGGGTCCGGGCCGGCGACGACGACGAACCACGTGCCCTCACCCTGGAGCAGCTCGTAGGTGTGCTCGGCGCGCTGCCGGAAGCCACCGAAGATGGTGTCGAGGGCGGCGACGAAGGTCTGGACGTCGTGCAGCACCTGCGCGCCGAGCAGCCGGCTCATCACCCCGGCCACGCCGCCGACGGCGGCGGAGAACACCTTGAGGTAGGCGCGCCCGCCCGCTCGGGCGGGCGCCATGAGCACGCGGATGAACCGTCCGTCGAGGAAGGACGCCAGCCGCTTCGGCGCGTCGAGGAAGTCCAGTGCCGAGCGGCTCGGCGGGGTGTCCACGACGATGAGGTCCCAGGGCCGTTCACCGGCCGTGGCCTCCGCGCGCAGCTGGCTGAGCTTCTCCATCGCCATGTACTCCTGGGTGCCGGAGAACGACGACGACATCGCCTCGTAGAAGGGGTTGGCGCGGATCTCGGCGGCCTTCTGGGGTGTCGCGGCCGACTCGACCAGGTCGTCGAACGTCCGCTTCATGTCCAGCATCATCGCGTCGAGAGACCCACCGGCCGACCCGTCGACCCCGCTCACCGGGCGCGGGGTGTTGTCTAGCTCGGTCAGACCCATCGACTGGGCCAGTCGACGAGCCGGGTCGATGGTCAGCACGACGGCACGGCGGCCCCGCTCAGCGGCGCGCAGGGCCAGTGCGGCGGCGGTCGTCGTCTTGCCGACTCCCCCTGAGCCGGTGCACACGATGATGGCCGTCCGCGGGTCGTCGAGCAGGACGTCGAGGTCGAGCCGGTTCACGCCATCCCCTGCGCGCACATCTGCTCGGCGAGCCGGTACAGCACCCCGAGGTCCACCCCCTGCGGGACGAACGGAAGCTCGTAGACCGGTCGGTCCAGGTCGTCGAGCTCGCCGCGCTCCTGCTCCTGCAGCGCCACCCGGGCGGCGTGCTCGGCCGCCTCGGCGACGAGCCCGTCGGCGAGCCGGCCGGCCCGGGGGCCGTCGACGTCCGCGGCCCGCACGATCCCCGAGGCCACCAGGCCCTGCCGGATCTCGTCGGTCCGCAGCGCCCCACGCGCGGCGGCGTCCAGGTCCTGGGGGGACAGCACCCGGTCCCGGACCTGGTTGACCACGATCCCGCCGACCGGCAGGTCCGCCGCACGCAGCTCGTCGACCGCGTCCACCGTCTCCTGCACGGGCATCTCCTCGAGGAGGGTGACGACGTGGACGACGGTCTGCGGGGACCGCAGCACGGTCATGATCGAGTCTGCCTGGTTGCGGATCGGGCCGACCTTGGTGATCCCGGCGACCTCACTGTTGACGTTGAGGAACTTCGCGATCCGACCGGTGGGCGGCGCGTCGAGGACGACCGCGTCGTACACCGCGCCCTCGCGGCGGCGTACCGCCTCGTAGACCTTCCCCGTGAGCAGGACGTCCCGCAGCCCGGGGGCGACCGTCGTGGCGAAGTCGACGGCGCCCACCTTGTCGAGCACCCGACCGGCCCGGCCGAGCCTGTAGAACATCTCGAGGTACTCCATCAGCGCCGCGCGGGGCTCGACCGCGAGGGCGTAGACGTCGCCACCACCGGGGCCCACGGCGACCTTGCGCTCCTCGTAGGGCAGCGGCGGGACGTCGAACAACCGGGCGATCCCCTGGCGGCCCTCGACCTCGCACAGCAGCGTCCGTCGGCCGTCCCGAGCCAGCGCCAGGGCCAGTGCTCCGGCGACCGTCGTCTTGCCGGTGCCGCCCTTGCCGGTGACGACGTGCAGGCGCACGCCCTCCCAGTCGCTGTCGTGAGCTGCCACTCAGGCGAGCGTAGTCGCGCCCCCGGACGCCTGCTCGGCGGCCGCCAGAACGCGGGGCCACGCTGCGGACCGGGGGTCGATGAGCGCGAAGTGGCCGGTGCCGGGCAGCACGTCCACGGTGACCGCCGGGTGCGCCCGGGCGTAGTCGGTGGACTGCGTCACCGGGACGCGGTCGTCGGCGGCGCCGTGCACGAGCACGACGGGCAGCCGCGGTGATGGCAGCCGCGCCGGGTCCAGCCCGGGGTGCTCTGCAGCCGGACCGCCGAGGAACGCCCGGACGGCGCCCCCGTCGAGGTCGTCGCGCTCGGCGGCGACCAGGTCGGTGACCGGCGCCAGGGCGACGACGCCGGTGGCCAGGCCCGGGCGCTGCGCGCCGAGTAGCACGAGGTGGCCGCCGGCGGAGTGGCCGACGAGCACGGTGCGCCCCGGGTCCACCCGTCCGGGGGCGGCGGCGGCCGCGAGCCGGGGTGCGGCCGCCATCGCCCGCAGCGCGTCGTCGACGAGCTGGTCCCGCTCTCCGCGGCGGTACTCCACGGTGGCGACCACCCAGCCGGCGTCAGCCAGCCCCGCGGACTGGGCGGCCGCGTGCGTGCGGTCGAAGTCGGGGCGCCAGAAGCCGCCGTGGACGACGACGGCGAGCGGGGCGGGCGCGGTGTCCGCCGGCAGCCGCAGGTCGATCACCTGCTGCGGGTCGTCGCCGTAGCGCAGCACCGCATCGGGCCGGCGGGCCGGGCGGCTCAGGACGGACCGGTCCTGCGAGGTCACCGGCCGACGGTAGCCTGCCCTGCCATGGCGAAGTGGGAGTACGCGACGGTGCCGCTCATCGTGCACGCGACCAAGCAGATCCTCGACCAGTGGGGGGAGGACGGCTGGGAGCTCGTGCAGGTGGTCCCCGGCCCCGACGGCAGCGGCCTGGTGGCCTACCTCAAGCGGGAGAGGTCCTGAGGTGGGGCGTGTGGACGACCGGCTCGCCGAGCTCGGTCTGACCCTGCCGGACGTCGTCCCGCCCGTGGCCGCCTACGTGCCGGCGGTGACCAGCGGGTCGCTGGTCCTCACCTCCGGGCAGCTGCCGATGGTCGACGGCGTGCTGCCGGTGACCGGCAAGGTCGGCGAGGGGAACGGTCTCGTCCCTCCGGAGCGGGCCAAGGAGCTCGCCGCGACCTGTGCGCTCAACGCGCTGGCTGCGGTGCGCAGCCAGGTCGGTGACCTGGACCGGATCCGAGTGGTCAAGGTCGTCGGCTTCGTTGCCAGCGACCCCTCGTTCACCGGTCAGCCGGGGGTGGTGAACGGGGCCTCCGAGCTGCTCGGCGAGGTGCTCGGTGCGGACGGTGCGCACGCCCGCAGCGCCGTCGGCGTGGCGGTGCTGCCCCTCGACGCGCCCGTCGAGGTCGAGATCATGGTCGAGGTGCGGTAACGGCGGTCGCCGCCCGCCCGACGTCCCCGAGGCCCAGCCGGCGGGCCAGCACGTCCGCGAACGCCGTCGCGGCGAGCTGGACCGCCAGCCCCGTCGCCTCCTGCCGGGTGCCGCCGTCGAGGTGGGCGGTGAGCTCGTCGACCAGCCGGCTCAGGTCGTCGGCGACGTGGGCCGCCGCCCGGCCGGCGAGGAGCGCCACCCGGGTGCTCGCGACGAGGTCGACGTCGCGGGCGAGCAGCGCGCTGACGAGCCCGAGCGCGGCGGCGTTCGCCAGCCGGCACTCGCCGTCCCGGACGACGATGCCGGTCGACTCCAGCGCCTCCAGCAGCTGCGGGGCCACCTCGTGGAGCTGCTCGACGTTGTCGGGCAGCAGCGGGACGAGCCCGTCCCGGCCCCACGAGGCGAGGAGTCGCTCCCGGGACAGCCGGGCGAGGGTCTCCTCCGCCTCGCCTCGCTCCAGCAGCTCCCCGATCACCCTGAGGGACAGCCCGCTGCGGTGCAGGGACCGGATCAGCCGCAGCCGGGCCACGTGCTCCGGCCCGTAGCGCAGCCGACGCCCCTCCCGTGTCGGTGGCGGCAGCAGTCCCCGGGCGCGGTAGGCGCGGACGTTGCGCGCCGTCATCCCCGTGGAGACCGCCAGGTCCTCGAGCGTGAGCTCACGGCGACCGATCACCCCCGTGCGTCCCTTCTCCTCACCGCCGACGTCCCCCGGACGCCGGCTGCGGTCCGTGCCCTTGTCGTGCTTGTGCTGGTTGTCCTTGTGCGTGGTTGTCGGGTCTGTGCGTGGTTGTCGGGCTGGTACCGCATCGTCGCCGACCGTTATCGTCGGCGCTCGTCGTCACCGTACCGGCGGGGTCCGACAACCGACCGTCACCGCGCTCGCGACGTCGCGCCGGTTCCGTGGTCCGGTCCAGCCCTTAGGCTGGTGAGATGCTGCGCGAGTTCCCGCTGCCCGATCCTCTGGCCGGCCCGGCCGGCCGCTGGCTGGACGGTGCCGCTGAGGTCGCCCCACCGCGGCGGGCCGCGACCGTCGTCCTGGTCCGGGACACCGACGCCGGCATCGAGGTGTTCCTCCTGCGGCGTCACCTCACGATGGCCTTCGCCGGCGGGATGCACGTCTTCCCCGGAGGCGGGGTGGACCCGCGCGACAGTGGCGACGACGTGCCGTGGGCCGGGCCGGACGTCGACACCTGGGGGCGTGAGCTCGGCACCCACCCGGAGGCCGCCCGGGGGTTCGTCAGCGCCGCGGTCCGTGAGACGTTCGAGGAGTGCGGCGTGCTGCTCGCCGGGCCCGGTCCTGCCGCCCCACTGTGCGAGCCGGTCGGCGACGACTGGGAGGACGAGCGGCGCCGGCTCGTCTCCCGGGAGCGTGCGCTCAGCCAGGTGCTGCGCGACCGGGGGCTCGTGCTGCGCTCGGACCTGCTGCGGCCGTGGGCGCACTGGACCACGCCGGAGTTCGAGCCGCGGCGCTACGACACCCGCTTCCTGCTGGCGCGACTGCCTGTGGGGCAGGACGCGCGGCACGTCGAGGAGGGGGAGGCGACCGAGTCCGGCTGGTGGCGGCCGGTCGACGTCCTGGACCGCTACGTGCGTGGTGAGGTGCTGATGCTGCCGCCGACCCTCGTCACCCTCGAGGAGCTCGCGGCGGCACCGGACACGGCCACGCTCTGGGCCGCTCCGCGGGTGGTGCGTGAGGTGCTGCCGTGGCTGGACCGCCGCGACGGACGGCCCGTCCTGGTCGCCGACCTGCCGGTCGCGCCGTGAGCGGACCAGGCCTGCCGGGGCGGGCCCCGGACGAGAGCCGGTGGCGGGGTGGCGCGGTGGGCGACGCCCTGTGCGTCCTGGCCCCGAACCCCGGCCCGATGACGCTCGACGGGACCAACACCTGGGTGCTGCACCCGGCGGGCGCCGCGGACGCCGTCGTCATCGACCCCGGTCCGGACGACGAGACCCACCTGCGAGCCGTCCTGGCCGCCGTCGAGGAGCGGGGCGCCCGGGTGCGGGAGGTGCTGCTCACCCACGGTCACCTGGACCACAGCGAGGGGGCGCGACGGTTCGCGGCGCTCGCCGGCACCCGCAGGGTCCGGGCACTCGACCCCGCGCACCGGCTCGGGGACGAGGGCCTCGGCGACGGTGACGTCGTCGCCGTCGCCGACCTCGAGGTGCGCGTCGTCGCCACCCCGGGGCACACCGCGGACTCGTTGTCGTTCGTGCTGCCGAGCCAGGCGGCGGTGCTCACCGGGGACACCGTGCTGGGTCGCGGGACCACCGTCGTCGCGCACCCGGACGGCGCACTGGGGCCCTACCTCGACTCCCTGCGCCGGCTGCGGGACCTGGCCCGCGAGACCGGGATCGCCACCGTGCTGCCCGGGCACGGGCCGGTCCTCGCCGACGCCCTCGCCGTCATCGAGCACTACCTCGAGCACCGGGCGGCTCGCCTCGAGCAGGTCCGCGCCGCGGTGGCGGCCGGTGCCTCGGGTGCGCGCGAGGTGGTCGAGACCGTCTACGCGGACGTCGACCCGGTGCTGTGGCCGGCGGCCGAGCTGAGCGTGCGGGCCCAGCTGGAGTACCTGGGCAGCGAGGGCCGGCACAGCTGACTCAGGAGCGCCGGACCTGACTCACAGAATGCACCTCACCCACAGAACGCACCCCACTCACAGAATGCTGGATCTGGCTCAGCCTGTGCGGCGTGTCGCGCCACCAACCCAGCATTCTGCGAGCCGGTGGGTGGCGGGATTGCATGATCACGGGAGGGGCGTCAGGGCGCGGGAGGGTCGTGGCGGAGGAGGAGCAGGCTCAGCGGGCGCGGCGCTGCATCCGCTCGACGTCGAGCAGCACGACGGCGCGGGCCTCCAGGCGCAGCCAGCCGCGGGAGGCGAACTCCGCGAGCGCCTTGTTGACCGTCTCCCGGGAGGCGCCGACCAGCTGGGCGAGCTCCTCCTGGGTCAGCTCGTGGGCCACCAGCACACCCTCGTCGGTCTGGCGGCCGAACCGCTCGGACAGGTCGAGCAGGGCCTTGGCCACGCGCCCCGGGACGTCGGAGAACACGAGGTCGCCGAGCGCGTCGTTGGTCCGTCGCAGCCTGCGGGCCAGGGCCCGCAGCAGGTGCTGGGCGACGTCCGGGCGGGTGGACAGCCAGCCGCGCAGGTCGTCGTGACCGAGCCCGACCAGCGTGGCGTCGGACACGGCGGTCGCCGTCGCCGTGCGCGGGCCGGGGTCGAACAGCGACAGCTCGCCGAACATCTCCCCGGGACCGAGCACCGCCAGCAGGTTCTCCCGTCCGTCGGGTGAGGTACGACCCAGCTTGATCTTGCCGGACATGATCACGTAGAGCCGGTCGCCGGGCTCGCCCTCGGTGAAGAGAGTCTCCCCGCGGTGCAGCTCGACGCGGGTCATCGACGACAGGAGGGCGGCCGCCTGCTCGTCGTCGAGGGCCGCGAACAGCGGGGCCTGCCGTACGACCTTGTCGTCCACGTGTCTCCTCCTGTGTCGGGACCCCTGGCCGGGAGCGAG
This DNA window, taken from Kineosporiaceae bacterium SCSIO 59966, encodes the following:
- a CDS encoding DUF2786 domain-containing protein, producing MGRNNQQRRRAKAKARTARTSGAAFRTTAQSDGRRTAASAQGNGHVAEQVRDLVHLALRTWRHDRLTADAAVSRLAELASGGVPGRLAVCRLLTAMLREHLAVAWQEGWQPVDLHRVAARGLAGSPAAPAHQRAVLLDAVADELGGYAPDAVDARWWAQLAELEAERWWPSDTDYLSARAGSASGGWAEVCGGAMAALDLIVWLPPLQVIGPRPGEATAATRETATRAAALDERILSRVRALLAKAESTPYEAEAETFTAGAQALMARHSIDAAMLDAAQANRAGPQSIRIGIDRPYETPKAVLLDAVAQANRCRTVWSQHFGFSTVVGFGPDLRAVETLFTSLLVQSTRAMQREGTRQTAWGQSRTRSFRQSFLHAFASRIGERLSEATRAEVDAATAGEDEPGAGVTTGGPTARHEALLPVLAARSRAVDDALEEMFPDMVQRTAGRISDAEGWHRGRAAADQATLDVFTPVGRSGS
- a CDS encoding metallophosphoesterase produces the protein MTSSLPAREDDRVPRPAAGVALRLAALAGAAGLAYARWEAESYRLRRVDVPVLPPGAEPLRVLHLSDVHLLPRHRRRRQWLRSLAALEPDLVVDTGDNISAADAIGPLLEALDPLLRRPGVLVLGSNDYFAPRLRNPAAYLAGPSAVVGPRRRLPTEELVAGLTRHGWVDVDNARTSLTARGHRIDVVGVDDPHLGRDRYLDVGAPADAAATVTIGVAHAPYRRVLDAMTADGVDLVLAGHTHGGQLAVPGHGALVTNCDLPARYASGLHQWTYRRRRSWLHVSAGVGTSPFTPVRFACPPEATLLTLTPSALG
- a CDS encoding GatB/YqeY domain-containing protein; amino-acid sequence: MSTPVLKNRLQSDLTDAIRARDQVRSATLRLALTAVKSQEVAGSSARELSDDEVLAVLRTEVKKRREAAEAFAAAGRPDRAERERAEQEVLESYLPAQLTDDELAGLVAEAVAEAAASGQTGTAAMGRVMGLVRARTGQRAEGGRVAAEVRRQLQG
- a CDS encoding penicillin-binding protein → MGGSPVGPAGKLVALLTAFVTASVVGGVLVAGLFMPAVGATGTVARNSVDFFDSLPEELEPQPLSQQSRILWADGSQMATFYDQNRIVVPLSSVAPVMRQAVIAIEDARFYDHNGVDLRGIARAGVNNVTGGDTQGASTLTQQWIKNVLADAALREGGREAYAAVVGDDYGRKIREIKLAISAEQRLTKDQILENYLNIALFGDGQYGVATAAQHFFGKSPADLTLVEAATLAGMIQRPTFYDPIRHPERAQARRDVVLLRMLEEDLIDRAAYDEAVATPLDAYLNVQETRNGCAGAGSAAFFCEYVIHTVLQDPAFGETAEDRQELLYRGGLTIRTTLDKTKQTLADAAVKNHVAPDDEAGAALVTVQPGTGYIVAMAQNRVFDPREEAGPEGTAYNYAVDSAMGGPPNGFQVGSTYKPFTLATWLKDGRSVYDRVYAPARPTYDVQDFTRTCVDRVVSEEWQPRNSEGQGGFEMSVEEATYRSVNTAYTEMALQLDLCDIQATAQALDVHRTDGGDVGSDPSSVLGAFEIAPLTMASAYAAFANSGTWCKPVAITEVTNSTGEVIGGQEPECRQAIDPGIANTVAHTLTNTLERGTARGNDIDWPAAGKTGTTNNSWETWFVGFTRQLATAVWVGTPDVTPDSLNGLTIGGQTYSRVYGGTIAAPIWQEYMSQAMEGLPEEDFPRPPSRLVRQPAPPPSLQPEPEPQPAPAPAPAPQPAPEPEPEPEPEPQPEPQPEPAPEPDPPVPPGQGGDGPPGLDPPGEDESNG
- a CDS encoding WhiB family transcriptional regulator; translation: MRTDQEPEPGDVRAGDTEPCDVEPGDTEPGDTEPGDVEPGDSEAGDVVGRSVGQWALLGSCRSSDPDALFVQGAAQNRAKAVCLGCPVRTECLADALDHRIEFGVWGGMTERERRALLKRRPNVRSWRRLLEAAREEHVRLGTSVSA
- a CDS encoding ArsA family ATPase, yielding MRAGDGVNRLDLDVLLDDPRTAIIVCTGSGGVGKTTTAAALALRAAERGRRAVVLTIDPARRLAQSMGLTELDNTPRPVSGVDGSAGGSLDAMMLDMKRTFDDLVESAATPQKAAEIRANPFYEAMSSSFSGTQEYMAMEKLSQLRAEATAGERPWDLIVVDTPPSRSALDFLDAPKRLASFLDGRFIRVLMAPARAGGRAYLKVFSAAVGGVAGVMSRLLGAQVLHDVQTFVAALDTIFGGFRQRAEHTYELLQGEGTWFVVVAGPDPDALREASYFVERLEQEGMPLAGLVLNRVHTSVIDDLTSERSLAAAEQLEEDGVHPLTAGLLRLHADRMRRRDGEQQLAARMYGAHPDLPVVEVPVRAQDVHDLDGLRSVGADLGSG
- a CDS encoding ATPase, whose product is MAAHDSDWEGVRLHVVTGKGGTGKTTVAGALALALARDGRRTLLCEVEGRQGIARLFDVPPLPYEERKVAVGPGGGDVYALAVEPRAALMEYLEMFYRLGRAGRVLDKVGAVDFATTVAPGLRDVLLTGKVYEAVRRREGAVYDAVVLDAPPTGRIAKFLNVNSEVAGITKVGPIRNQADSIMTVLRSPQTVVHVVTLLEEMPVQETVDAVDELRAADLPVGGIVVNQVRDRVLSPQDLDAAARGALRTDEIRQGLVASGIVRAADVDGPRAGRLADGLVAEAAEHAARVALQEQERGELDDLDRPVYELPFVPQGVDLGVLYRLAEQMCAQGMA